One window of the Pseudochaenichthys georgianus chromosome 21, fPseGeo1.2, whole genome shotgun sequence genome contains the following:
- the p2ry8 gene encoding P2Y purinoceptor 8 — protein MRSQSLPLMMGNHSDLKLDNATLALLNSVNTRITISVIYMIVTVINLVGNGLSMWLLIFHTSPKTPSIIFMINLTLTDMAVGAALPFQIAYQLQGYHWTLGPTMCSVLTLVFYTNMYCSILTMMAIGIVRYLGIILPMRYRDKVGTGKKKFIAIISCFLMWGLVLCVLHPLMTTDLTFYIPELKITTCFDMLKKEMFPSKAAWATFLFSMVFFLFLFPFCVTTFCYVRVILKLAKNSQKTTQKKRAIRLVIVVLLVFTFCFAPNNILLLTHSVLKLFYDRSLYMAYKLSLCLSCLNSCLNPFIYYFACKEFRQKLRKLMNLTSVTSVDSMKMKHKESFYSAHVDSSEREHTKVYSTA, from the exons ATGAGAAGCCAATCCCTTCCACTCATGATGGGCAATCACAGCGACTTAAAGCTAGACAACGCCACTCTGGCCCTGTTGAACAGTGTGAACACCAGAATTACCATCTCCGTCATCTATATGATCGTCACTGTCATCAACCTGGTAGGAAATGGCCTTTCCATGTGGCTCCTCATCTTCCATACCTCCCCAAAGACACCGTCCATCATCTTCATGATTAATCTCACCCTCACCGACATGGCTGTTGGCGCTGCGCTGCCCTTTCAGATCGCCTACCAGCTCCAAGGATACCACTGGACTCTGGGACCCACGATGTGCAg TGTCCTGACCCTTGtcttctacaccaacatgtACTGTTCCATCCTGACCATGATGGCCATTGGGATTGTACGGTACCTGGGCATCATCCTGCCCATGCGTTATAGAGATAAAGTTGGAACTGGGAAGAAAAAGTTCATCGCTATCATCAGCTGCTTCCTCATGTGGGGTTTAGTCCTGTGTGTTCTGCACCCGCTGATGACCACAGACCTGACCTTTTACATCCCTGAACTCAAGATCACCACATGCTTTGACATGctgaagaaagaaatgttcccGTCAAAGGCTGCCTGGGcgacttttctcttcagcatgGTGTTCTTCCTTTTCCTCTTCCCTTTCTGTGTCACGACATTTTGCTATGTCAGAGTGATACTCAAACTGGCCAAAAACTCCCAGAAAACAACCCAGAAAAAGAGAGCGATACGTCTGGTCATCGTTGTTCTCCTGGTCTTCACCTTCTGCTTTGCTCCAAACAACATCCTCCTGTTGACTCACAGTGTGCTGAAACTTTTCTATGATCGGTCTCTCTACATGGCCTACAAACTGTCTCTTTGTTTAAGCTGCCTGAATAGCTGCCTCAACCCTTTCATTTACTACTTTGCTTGCAAGGAGTTCAGACAAAAGCTGCGAAAGCTAATGAATCTGACGAGTGTGACTAGTGTGGATTCAATGAAGATGAAGCATAAAGAGAGTTTTTACTCTGCACATGTTGATAGTTCAGAGAGAGAACACACCAAGGTGTATTCCACAGCATAG
- the upf3a gene encoding regulator of nonsense transcripts 3A isoform X3 gives MRSEKDQMTVGKEKSVVEIQFRDIPREQENIPENLKQKEEKKEVFTKVVIRRLPPNLSKDQLEEQLSPLPSYDYFEFFPADQSLYPHLFSRAYINFKIPEDILLFRDRFDGYVFIDNKGQEYPAVVEFAPFQKISKKKLKKKDAKTGSIEEDPEYRRFLENYSCDEEKSMANPETLLGEIEAKTRELIAKRTTPLLEYIKNKKIEKQRIREEKREERRRRELEKKRQREEEKRKRREEERRKRKEAEKQRKLSDKDIKIKLLKKSDRDDDVDSDRMKDKGDIGETDRCKWEKAGGQMKSKDPKEKGQPESDKEQREQHGRRQREKDHRGKDEERKRQRHHYEFDKFMRRKDETKWGKGYCQDRAKKEGHHHGYSYCPDGGDKLGKEDREDVGNRKERLRNKVSEKDRPAMQLYQPGARNRKRMSSAGKGYDCIAVGHSPELGTEHCYEAVPMATGPEKGYEKSKEEQ, from the exons ATGAGGTCTGAAAAGGACCAAATGACCGTGGGCAAGGAGAAAAGCGTCGTGGAGATACAGTTTAGAGACATCCCAAGAGAGCAGGAAAACATTCCTGAAAACCTGAAGCAGAAAGAAGAGAAGAAAGAGGTTTTTACCAAG GTCGTGATTCGAAGGCTTCCACCAAACCTGTCAAAGGACCAGCTAGAGGAGCAGCTCAGTCCCCTTCCATCCTACGACTATTTTGAGTTCTTTCCAGCTGACCAAAG TCTCTATCCCCACTTGTTCTCCAGAGCATATATTAATTTTAAAATCCCGGAAGATATCCTTCTGTTCAGGGACCGATTTGATGGCTACGTCTTCATTGACAACAAGG GACAAGAGTACCCTGCAGTGGTGGAGTTTGCCCCCTTTCAGAAAATCTCAAAGAAGAAGCTAAAAAAGAAAGATGCCAAAACCGGAAGCATTGAAGAAG ACCCAGAATATAGGCGGTTCTTGGAGAATTACTCCTGTGATGAGGAGAAGTCTATGGCCAACCCTGAGACTCTGCTGGGAGAGATAGAGGCCAAGACCAGAGAGCTCATAG CCAAACGGACAACACCGCTGTTGGAATACATCAAAAATAAGAAAATTGAGAAACAG AGAAtaagagaggagaagagagaggagcGGAGGAGAAGAGAGCTCGAAAAGAAACGGCAAAGGGAGGAGGAAAAGAGGAAgcgaagagaggaggagagacgcAAGCGGAAAGAGGCAGAGAAGCAGAGGAAACTGTCTGATAAAGACATTAAAATCAAG CTCCTTAAGAAGAGTGACAGGGACGATGACGTGGATTCAGACCGGATGAAGGACAAAGGTGACATTGGGGAGACAGACAGATGCAAATGGGAGAAAGCCGGAGGACAAATGAAGTCAAAGGACCCCAAAGAAAA AGGTCAACCTGAGAGCGACAAGGAGCAGAGAGAGCAGCACGGCCGCAGGCAGAGAGAAAAGGACCATCGGGGGAAAGATGAAGAGAGGAAACGACAGAGGCACCACTATGAGTTTGACAAGTTTATGCGCCGCAAAGATGAGACAAAATGGGGGAAGGGCTACTGCCAAGACAGAGCCAAGAAAGAGGGGCACCATCATGGCTATTCTTACTGCCCTGATGGTGGAGACAAACTGGGGAAGGAGGACAGGGAGGACGTGGGTAACAGGAAGGAACGCCTCCGAAACAAGGTGAGCGAGAAG GACCGTCCCGCCATGCAGCTCTATCAGCCGGGCGCACGCAACAGGAAGCGCATGAGCTCGGCTGGAAAAGGCTACGACTGCATCGCTGTGGGACACTCACCGGAGCTCGGGACGGAGCACTGCTACGAGGCTGTCCCCATGGCAACAGGGCCGGAGAAGGGGTACGAGAAAAGCAAAGAGGAACAGTGA
- the upf3a gene encoding regulator of nonsense transcripts 3A isoform X1: MRSEKDQMTVGKEKSVVEIQFRDIPREQENIPENLKQKEEKKEVFTKVVIRRLPPNLSKDQLEEQLSPLPSYDYFEFFPADQSLYPHLFSRAYINFKIPEDILLFRDRFDGYVFIDNKGQEYPAVVEFAPFQKISKKKLKKKDAKTGSIEEDPEYRRFLENYSCDEEKSMANPETLLGEIEAKTRELIAKRTTPLLEYIKNKKIEKQRIREEKREERRRRELEKKRQREEEKRKRREEERRKRKEAEKQRKLSDKDIKIKLLKKSDRDDDVDSDRMKDKGDIGETDRCKWEKAGGQMKSKDPKEKGQPESDKEQREQHGRRQREKDHRGKDEERKRQRHHYEFDKFMRRKDETKWGKGYCQDRAKKEGHHHGYSYCPDGGDKLGKEDREDVGNRKERLRNKVSEKVLQTPTTEQKHANKDRPAMQLYQPGARNRKRMSSAGKGYDCIAVGHSPELGTEHCYEAVPMATGPEKGYEKSKEEQ; this comes from the exons ATGAGGTCTGAAAAGGACCAAATGACCGTGGGCAAGGAGAAAAGCGTCGTGGAGATACAGTTTAGAGACATCCCAAGAGAGCAGGAAAACATTCCTGAAAACCTGAAGCAGAAAGAAGAGAAGAAAGAGGTTTTTACCAAG GTCGTGATTCGAAGGCTTCCACCAAACCTGTCAAAGGACCAGCTAGAGGAGCAGCTCAGTCCCCTTCCATCCTACGACTATTTTGAGTTCTTTCCAGCTGACCAAAG TCTCTATCCCCACTTGTTCTCCAGAGCATATATTAATTTTAAAATCCCGGAAGATATCCTTCTGTTCAGGGACCGATTTGATGGCTACGTCTTCATTGACAACAAGG GACAAGAGTACCCTGCAGTGGTGGAGTTTGCCCCCTTTCAGAAAATCTCAAAGAAGAAGCTAAAAAAGAAAGATGCCAAAACCGGAAGCATTGAAGAAG ACCCAGAATATAGGCGGTTCTTGGAGAATTACTCCTGTGATGAGGAGAAGTCTATGGCCAACCCTGAGACTCTGCTGGGAGAGATAGAGGCCAAGACCAGAGAGCTCATAG CCAAACGGACAACACCGCTGTTGGAATACATCAAAAATAAGAAAATTGAGAAACAG AGAAtaagagaggagaagagagaggagcGGAGGAGAAGAGAGCTCGAAAAGAAACGGCAAAGGGAGGAGGAAAAGAGGAAgcgaagagaggaggagagacgcAAGCGGAAAGAGGCAGAGAAGCAGAGGAAACTGTCTGATAAAGACATTAAAATCAAG CTCCTTAAGAAGAGTGACAGGGACGATGACGTGGATTCAGACCGGATGAAGGACAAAGGTGACATTGGGGAGACAGACAGATGCAAATGGGAGAAAGCCGGAGGACAAATGAAGTCAAAGGACCCCAAAGAAAA AGGTCAACCTGAGAGCGACAAGGAGCAGAGAGAGCAGCACGGCCGCAGGCAGAGAGAAAAGGACCATCGGGGGAAAGATGAAGAGAGGAAACGACAGAGGCACCACTATGAGTTTGACAAGTTTATGCGCCGCAAAGATGAGACAAAATGGGGGAAGGGCTACTGCCAAGACAGAGCCAAGAAAGAGGGGCACCATCATGGCTATTCTTACTGCCCTGATGGTGGAGACAAACTGGGGAAGGAGGACAGGGAGGACGTGGGTAACAGGAAGGAACGCCTCCGAAACAAGGTGAGCGAGAAG GTGCTGCAGACCCCCACCACAGAACAAAAACATGCAAATAAG GACCGTCCCGCCATGCAGCTCTATCAGCCGGGCGCACGCAACAGGAAGCGCATGAGCTCGGCTGGAAAAGGCTACGACTGCATCGCTGTGGGACACTCACCGGAGCTCGGGACGGAGCACTGCTACGAGGCTGTCCCCATGGCAACAGGGCCGGAGAAGGGGTACGAGAAAAGCAAAGAGGAACAGTGA
- the upf3a gene encoding regulator of nonsense transcripts 3A isoform X2 codes for MRSEKDQMTVGKEKSVVEIQFRDIPREQENIPENLKQKEEKKEVFTKVVIRRLPPNLSKDQLEEQLSPLPSYDYFEFFPADQSLYPHLFSRAYINFKIPEDILLFRDRFDGYVFIDNKGQEYPAVVEFAPFQKISKKKLKKKDAKTGSIEEDPEYRRFLENYSCDEEKSMANPETLLGEIEAKTRELIAKRTTPLLEYIKNKKIEKQRIREEKREERRRRELEKKRQREEEKRKRREEERRKRKEAEKQRKLSDKDIKIKLLKKSDRDDDVDSDRMKDKGDIGETDRCKWEKAGGQMKSKDPKEKGQPESDKEQREQHGRRQREKDHRGKDEERKRQRHHYEFDKFMRRKDETKWGKGYCQDRAKKEGHHHGYSYCPDGGDKLGKEDREDVGNRKERLRNKVLQTPTTEQKHANKDRPAMQLYQPGARNRKRMSSAGKGYDCIAVGHSPELGTEHCYEAVPMATGPEKGYEKSKEEQ; via the exons ATGAGGTCTGAAAAGGACCAAATGACCGTGGGCAAGGAGAAAAGCGTCGTGGAGATACAGTTTAGAGACATCCCAAGAGAGCAGGAAAACATTCCTGAAAACCTGAAGCAGAAAGAAGAGAAGAAAGAGGTTTTTACCAAG GTCGTGATTCGAAGGCTTCCACCAAACCTGTCAAAGGACCAGCTAGAGGAGCAGCTCAGTCCCCTTCCATCCTACGACTATTTTGAGTTCTTTCCAGCTGACCAAAG TCTCTATCCCCACTTGTTCTCCAGAGCATATATTAATTTTAAAATCCCGGAAGATATCCTTCTGTTCAGGGACCGATTTGATGGCTACGTCTTCATTGACAACAAGG GACAAGAGTACCCTGCAGTGGTGGAGTTTGCCCCCTTTCAGAAAATCTCAAAGAAGAAGCTAAAAAAGAAAGATGCCAAAACCGGAAGCATTGAAGAAG ACCCAGAATATAGGCGGTTCTTGGAGAATTACTCCTGTGATGAGGAGAAGTCTATGGCCAACCCTGAGACTCTGCTGGGAGAGATAGAGGCCAAGACCAGAGAGCTCATAG CCAAACGGACAACACCGCTGTTGGAATACATCAAAAATAAGAAAATTGAGAAACAG AGAAtaagagaggagaagagagaggagcGGAGGAGAAGAGAGCTCGAAAAGAAACGGCAAAGGGAGGAGGAAAAGAGGAAgcgaagagaggaggagagacgcAAGCGGAAAGAGGCAGAGAAGCAGAGGAAACTGTCTGATAAAGACATTAAAATCAAG CTCCTTAAGAAGAGTGACAGGGACGATGACGTGGATTCAGACCGGATGAAGGACAAAGGTGACATTGGGGAGACAGACAGATGCAAATGGGAGAAAGCCGGAGGACAAATGAAGTCAAAGGACCCCAAAGAAAA AGGTCAACCTGAGAGCGACAAGGAGCAGAGAGAGCAGCACGGCCGCAGGCAGAGAGAAAAGGACCATCGGGGGAAAGATGAAGAGAGGAAACGACAGAGGCACCACTATGAGTTTGACAAGTTTATGCGCCGCAAAGATGAGACAAAATGGGGGAAGGGCTACTGCCAAGACAGAGCCAAGAAAGAGGGGCACCATCATGGCTATTCTTACTGCCCTGATGGTGGAGACAAACTGGGGAAGGAGGACAGGGAGGACGTGGGTAACAGGAAGGAACGCCTCCGAAACAAG GTGCTGCAGACCCCCACCACAGAACAAAAACATGCAAATAAG GACCGTCCCGCCATGCAGCTCTATCAGCCGGGCGCACGCAACAGGAAGCGCATGAGCTCGGCTGGAAAAGGCTACGACTGCATCGCTGTGGGACACTCACCGGAGCTCGGGACGGAGCACTGCTACGAGGCTGTCCCCATGGCAACAGGGCCGGAGAAGGGGTACGAGAAAAGCAAAGAGGAACAGTGA
- the cdc16 gene encoding cell division cycle protein 16 homolog, translated as MNLDRLRKRVRAYIDQQQYQSALFWADKIASLSHEDPQDIYWLAQCLYLTSQYHRASHALRSRKLDKLYGACQYLAARCHYAAKEFQQALDILDAEELASKRLLDRSMKEDSGTPESAKDWDMSPASISSSISLLRGKIYDAMDNRPLATSSYKEALKLDVYCFEAFDLLTSHHMLTAQEEKDFLDSLPLSQQCTEEEEELLHFLFENKLKKYNKPSDLVVPEMVNGLQDNLDVVVSLAERHYYNCDFKMCYKLTSTVMVKDPFHANCLPVHIGTLVELGKSNELFYLSHKLVDLYPNNPVSWFAVGCYYLMVGHKNEHARRYLSKATTLERTYGPAWIAYGHSFAVESEHDQAMAAYFTAAQLMKGCHLPLLYIGLEYGLTNNSKLAERFFSQALSIAPEDPFVIHEVAVVAFQNGDWKTAERLFLDAMEKIKAIGNEVTVDKWEPLLNNLGHVCRKLKKYERALEYHRQALVLIPQHASTYSAIGYVHSLMGDFESAIDYFHTALGLKRDDTFSVTMLGHCIEMYIGDTDAYLGTDINDKVRSNLNFPALMKMLNTSESGDNLATPRSEGPSSMSLETPLSNQDKMMLETPLQLSLTLECDMYESDVMLETLSDTST; from the exons aTGAATCTCGACAGACTCCGAAAGCGAGTTCGGGCGTACATTGATCAG CAACAGTATCAAAGTGCTCTGTTTTGGGCCGACAAGATAGCGTCCCTGTCTCACG AGGATCCCCAGGATATCTACTGGCTAGCTCAGTGCCTTTACTTGACCTCACAGTACCACAGAGCCTCCCATGCCCTCCGATCTCGAAAACTTGACAAG CTGTACGGAGCTTGTCAGTATCTTGCTGCTAGATGCCAT TATGCTGCCAAAGAGTTCCAGCAGGCCTTGGATATCCTGGACGCAGAGGAGCTGGCTAGTAAGAGGCTGCTGGACAGGAGCATGAAAGAGGACAGCGGGACACCAGAGTCAGCCAAGGACTGGGACATGTCCCCTGCCTCT ATCAGCAGCTCCATCAGCCTCCTGCGGGGTAAAATCTATGATGCCATGGACAACAGACCACTGGCCACCTCCAGCTACAAAGAGGCCTTGAAACTGGATGTGTACTGCTTTGAAGCCTTTGACCTTTTAACGTCCCACCACATGTTGACCGCTCAGGAAG AGAAAGACTTCCTTGACTCACTTCCTCTGAGTCAACAATgcactgaggaagaggaggagctgTTACACTTCCTATTTGAGAATAAGTTAAAGAAG TATAACAAGCCCAGTGATCTGGTGGTGCCAGAGATGGTCAATGGTCTCCAGGACAACTTGGATGTCGTGGTGTCTCTTGCTGAGAGGCATTATTATAACTGTGATTTCAAGATGTGCTACAAACTCACATCAAC GGTGATGGTTAAAGACCCGTTCCATGCCAATTGTTTACCAGTCCACATAGGAACTCTTGTGGAGCTTGGAAAATCAAATG AGTTGTTTTACCTCTCACACAAACTTGTAGACTTGTATCCCAACAACCCA GTATCCTGGTTTGCTGTCGGGTGCTACTATCTCATGGTCGGCCATAAAAACGAACATGCTCGCCGGTACCTCAG TAAAGCCACCACACTGGAGAGGACGTATGGTCCTGCATGGATCGCCTATGGCCATTCATTTGCAGTGGAGAGTGAGCATGACCAAGCCATGGCTGCCTACTTCACTGCTGCACAGCTGATGAAAGG GTGTCACCTACCCTTGCTTTACATCGGCCTGGAGTACGGTCTGACCAACAACTCCAAGCTGGCGGAGCGTTTCTTCAGCCAGGCTCTCAGTATCGCTCCTGAGGACCCGTTCGTCATACACGAGGTGGCAGTGGTTGCCTTTCAGAATGGAGA CTGGAAGACAGCAGAGAGGTTGTTTCTTGATGCGATGGAGAAGATCAAGGCCATAGGGAATGAG GTCACTGTGGACAAATGGGAGCCTCTGTTAAACAACTTGGGTCATGTGTGTCGGAAATTGAA AAAGTACGAGCGGGCGCTGGAGTACCACCGCCAGGCGCTGGTGTTAATCCCTCAGCACGCCTCCACCTACTCTGCCATAGGATACGTGCACAGCCTTATGGGAGACTTCGAGAGCGCTATCGACTACTTTCATACG GCACTTGGACTGAAAAGGGACGACACTTTCTCTGTGACGATGCTCGGCCACTGTATTGAGATGTACATTGGTGACACAGATGCCTATTTAG GCACAGACATCAATGACAAGGTGCGAAGCAACTTGAACTTTCCAGCGCTGATGAAGATGCTGAACACGTCGGAGTCTGGTGATAACCTCGCTACTCCGAGATCAGAAGGACCCAGTAGCATGTCCTTGGAAACGCCACTGTCAAATCAGGACAAGATGATGCTGGAGACACCGCTGCAACTCTCTTTAACCCTCGAGTGCGACATGTACGAGAGCGACGTGATGTTAGAAACATTGTCAGACACCAGCACGTGA
- the cfap97d2 gene encoding sperm axonemal maintenance protein CFAP97D1, which yields MTVRHTIKHLAYQPLRTRNKHLQQKWDKASYELHRGKVRSAKPTINTSPQETYRHLVNKLKTKKLKEERTMKRENNMLEETISHILKTTGRVDNRNYYEQKSIGKEKRQLELLRITKENQMILLHLSQCKSHYNVRSWHDNWLKTLKVMDRIARYPQGRTNQKGQEKRTDCNKEQKISADESTNSPSSKKAKGKAESKEKRKETIERRLTLSQIHQMNPPDTAENPGSSDTIQIKTDTFPHTAKILSADGSEMPNIPATSSPAEE from the exons ATGACTGTCAG GCACACAATTAAGCATCTGGCTTACCAACCCCTGCGCACTAGAAACAAACATCTGCAGCAGAAATGGGACAAGGCTTCATATGAATTACACAGGGGAAAG GTGAGGTCAGCCAAACCAACAATAAACACAAGTCCACAAGAGACCTATCGTCACCTTGTCAACAAACTGAAGACCAAAAAG CTTAAAGAAGAAAGGACAATGAAGAGGGAAAACAATATGCTTGAGGAAACAATTTCACACATCTTGAAGACAACTGGAAGAGTTGACAACAGGAATTATTATGAGCAAAAAAG CATTGGCAAGGAGAAGCGACAGCTGGAGTTGCTCCGCATTACCAAGGAGAATCAAATGATACTTCTCCATCTGAGTCAATGCAAGTCACACTATAATGTGAGGAGCTGGCATGACAACTGGCTCAAAACTCTCAAGGTGATGGATAGGATAGCACGTTACCCACAGGGAAGGACAAATCAAAAG GGACAAGAGAAGCGCACTGATTGTAATAAAGAACAAAAGATCAGCGCGGATGAGTCGACAAACAGCCCTTCAAGCAAAAAGGCCAAGGGCAAAGCAGAATCTAaggaaaagagaaaagaaacCATAGAAAGAAGACTGACCCTGAGCCAAATCCACCAAATGAATCCACCAGATACAGCTGAGAATCCTGGTTCCTCTGACACCATTCAAATTAAAACAGATACATTCCCTCACACTGCTAAAATTCTCTCTGCCGATGGATCTGAAATGCCCAACATTCCAGCAACTTCAAGTCCTGCAGAGGAATAA